The following coding sequences are from one Epinephelus fuscoguttatus linkage group LG5, E.fuscoguttatus.final_Chr_v1 window:
- the dmac2 gene encoding distal membrane-arm assembly complex protein 2 yields MAATMTSLHRCCQRSALLLVAQRRWSSSSVSPPPLHTRLLLYLTQRFYDVEMLLSWGSKMKMRGIQKKNAFFGYTQTFYGSDIASAYYILSLKGGFRFVGQSEWFRADKRGKFSWAFLDHKNTPLEEVDLNYTVINYTGLGNLEGQNCLRTLSLRGCAEVDDWFLARLHMFQDSLEELDISHCPRITTGGLAALRNLKGLRRLDVSSLPGISHPGLVIILLEEMLPQCQITATGYNHSLMQEGEGKEEHMEGQR; encoded by the exons TCTCTACACAGATGTTGCCAGCGGTCGGCGCTCCTCCTTGTTGCCCAGCGACGGTGGAGCTCCAGCTCAGTGTCTCCCCCTCCTCTGCACACAAGGCTCCTCCTCTACCTCACTCAGCGTTTCTATGATGTGGAGATGCTCCTGAGCTGGGGGTCTAAGATGAAGATGAGGGGGATTCAGAAGAAGAATGc TTTCTTTGGCTACACTCAGACGTTTTATGGTTCAGACATAGCATCAGCGTATTACATCTTGAGTCTAAAGGGAGGATTTAG GTTTGTCGGCCAGTCCGAGTGGTTTCGTGCAGACAAGAGGGGCAAGTTCAGTTGGGCCTTCTTGgatcacaaaaacacacccCTAGAGGAAGTAGACCTGAACTACACAGTGATCAACTACACAGGACTGGGGAACCTGG AGGGTCAGAATTGTTTGCGGACTCTGTCATTACGAGGTTGTGCTGAAGTGGACGACTGGTTCCTGGCCAGGCTCCACATGTTTCAGGACTCTCTGGAGGAACTGGACATCTCTCACTGTCCACGCATCACTACAGGCGGCCTAGCTGCACTCAGGAATCTCAA AGGGCTGCGGCGTCTAGACGTGTCGTCCCTCCCTGGGATTTCGCATCCTGGGTTGGTCATCATCCTACTGGAGGAGATGCTACCACAGTGCCAGATCACTGCTACTGGCTACAACCACAGCCTGATGCAGGAAGGAGAGGGGAAGGAGGAGCATATGGAAGGGCAAAGGTAG